A genomic window from Calditrichota bacterium includes:
- a CDS encoding glycosyltransferase family 9 protein — MRGSPQRILLIKLRAIGDVVLATPALTAARRAFPEARIDFLTEPPSRQVLEGNSDVDEVLLHDRRAPLAARVRFLRRLRAKGYDLVIDLFGNPRSALFTLLTGAPTRVGFNFRVRQAAYNVRVPARGHLVHEVEFNLDALRAIGVQVGVPRLQFPVPEAARHFAQEFVAKNGLSDKLLIGLNNSGGWPAKRWLPERAARLAQLLAERHGTRVVLLWGPGERDQAEQIAAAAGGDVLLAPPTDLHQLAALLARLRLLVTTDSAPMHIAAAVGTPVVALFGPTNPLLQGPFGPGHIVVRNESLSCLGCNRTTCEDGACMRELAAETVYAACAEALSSSRPGQEGRSHAQ, encoded by the coding sequence ATGAGAGGTTCCCCGCAGCGCATACTGCTGATCAAACTGAGGGCCATCGGCGACGTGGTGCTGGCCACGCCGGCGCTCACTGCGGCGCGCAGGGCCTTCCCGGAGGCGCGAATCGATTTCTTGACTGAGCCACCCTCGCGCCAGGTGCTGGAGGGGAACAGCGATGTCGATGAGGTGCTGCTCCACGACCGGCGGGCTCCCTTAGCGGCCCGGGTGCGATTTCTGAGGCGGTTGAGGGCCAAGGGCTATGACTTGGTCATCGACCTGTTCGGCAACCCGCGCAGCGCCTTGTTTACTCTGTTGACAGGCGCACCGACGCGCGTCGGCTTCAACTTCAGAGTCAGGCAAGCGGCATACAATGTCCGTGTGCCTGCCCGTGGACACCTGGTGCACGAGGTGGAGTTCAACCTGGATGCCCTCCGTGCCATCGGGGTGCAGGTGGGAGTGCCGCGACTTCAGTTCCCGGTACCCGAGGCTGCGCGGCACTTTGCCCAAGAGTTCGTGGCCAAGAATGGGCTGTCCGACAAGCTGCTCATAGGCTTGAACAACTCCGGGGGCTGGCCGGCGAAGCGCTGGCTACCCGAAAGGGCTGCGCGCCTGGCACAACTCCTGGCGGAACGGCATGGGACCAGGGTTGTGCTACTGTGGGGTCCTGGCGAACGAGATCAGGCGGAGCAGATCGCTGCGGCTGCCGGCGGGGATGTGCTCCTAGCGCCGCCCACGGATCTGCACCAGCTCGCAGCCCTGCTGGCTCGCCTTCGCTTGCTGGTGACCACTGACTCAGCTCCTATGCACATCGCTGCAGCTGTGGGCACGCCGGTGGTAGCTCTGTTTGGGCCCACCAATCCCTTGCTCCAGGGGCCATTTGGGCCGGGCCACATAGTGGTGCGTAACGAGTCGCTCTCCTGCTTGGGATGCAATCGCACGACGTGCGAGGACGGAGCGTGCATGCGCGAGCTGGCGGCGGAGACAGTCTATGCTGCGTGTGCTGAGGCGCTCAGCTCAAGTCGGCCTGGCCAGGAGGGGCGTTCGCATGCCCAGTGA
- a CDS encoding DUF1854 domain-containing protein, with protein sequence MSEIQDSGRATLREVGVRYLTPENSHFFIGSLGSLHCIVDDQEAYANVHCLLSFPISFPQNFISVWYTDERGKEHEIGVIERLEDFPGETQQLIRQSLGRQYYEQRIRRIYETRWEYGLIFFDVETDSGRTQFSMRWQHEKALEYGQNGKVLLDTFDNRYVIPSVADLPSSDRNKLMRFIYW encoded by the coding sequence ATGTCAGAGATTCAGGACAGCGGACGTGCTACTTTGCGGGAGGTGGGTGTGCGCTACCTCACGCCCGAGAATTCCCATTTCTTCATCGGCAGCTTAGGTTCATTGCATTGCATTGTCGATGACCAGGAGGCCTACGCTAACGTGCACTGCCTCTTGTCCTTTCCCATCAGCTTTCCGCAAAACTTCATCTCGGTGTGGTACACGGACGAGCGCGGTAAGGAGCACGAAATCGGCGTCATCGAGCGCCTGGAGGATTTTCCGGGAGAGACGCAGCAGCTCATACGCCAGAGTCTTGGCCGCCAGTACTACGAGCAGCGTATTCGCCGCATCTACGAGACGCGATGGGAGTACGGCCTCATCTTCTTCGACGTGGAGACCGATAGTGGGCGCACGCAGTTCAGCATGCGATGGCAGCACGAGAAGGCGTTGGAGTACGGCCAGAATGGCAAGGTGTTGCTCGATACCTTCGACAACCGCTATGTGATCCCCTCGGTTGCTGATCTACCAAGCTCCGACCGCAACAAGCTCATGCGTTTTATCTACTGGTAG
- a CDS encoding glycosyltransferase family 4 protein produces MESVFTISEEELRRLGKDDRQLDLAVIHLTFEGIQIFGGGVCTVTRGHLEALGRLQDTLRRRGIRITPYFLEIAYAPDHPRRDRRYEEYARQKVAAMGGEVAYLTNYSVGDEPFTKWGVKDLGPVENWKHACASGTALALNFARRHQAAVLYCHDCVYALASLYAALEADAYGADIRAVYVVHSTALTHELPLPNPDRLMAEAVAMHWPKVSPRVRIGYISEFIRGHLISDYGVRPEHTVPTGNGLNPDDSHFRLRSEEEIVAKLREHHIPLDKPLMVAWGRAVAYKRFDVVMKVAAELRDAVHAVVVVSPRSQELLQLKEDLHLDMSLIFAFDAELIACLLQWKNTVAVPILAYLEPCGLTPMETRMQARRQGPLVITSDTGGLPEQIEHGVDGFVTRQDDVAHVAETVRRIMAMTDAERARMRRAGLERILRQYTWRSQILTTLAALSPDVRLVADEVRNECVAEELRALQ; encoded by the coding sequence ATGGAGAGCGTATTCACGATTTCGGAGGAGGAACTGCGCAGGCTTGGGAAGGATGACCGCCAACTTGATTTGGCGGTGATACACCTCACCTTTGAGGGTATTCAGATCTTTGGCGGGGGCGTGTGCACGGTGACAAGGGGCCACCTGGAAGCCCTGGGCCGTCTGCAAGACACCCTGCGACGTCGAGGAATACGGATCACGCCTTACTTCTTGGAAATCGCCTATGCGCCAGACCACCCCCGCCGCGACCGGCGCTATGAGGAATACGCGCGGCAAAAGGTGGCGGCCATGGGTGGCGAGGTGGCCTACCTCACCAACTACAGCGTCGGTGATGAGCCGTTCACCAAGTGGGGGGTGAAGGACCTTGGTCCTGTGGAAAACTGGAAACACGCCTGTGCCTCGGGCACTGCCCTGGCGCTGAACTTTGCGCGACGCCACCAGGCAGCCGTGCTCTACTGCCACGACTGTGTGTATGCCCTGGCCTCCCTGTACGCGGCCCTGGAGGCCGACGCCTACGGTGCGGACATCCGCGCCGTCTACGTGGTGCACTCCACTGCGCTGACGCACGAGTTGCCCCTGCCCAATCCAGATCGCCTCATGGCGGAGGCGGTGGCGATGCACTGGCCGAAGGTCTCGCCGCGTGTGCGTATCGGCTATATCAGCGAATTTATCCGCGGGCACCTCATCTCGGACTATGGCGTGCGTCCGGAACACACCGTGCCTACGGGTAACGGCCTCAACCCCGATGACTCGCATTTTCGCCTGCGGAGCGAAGAGGAAATCGTGGCAAAGCTGCGCGAACACCACATTCCGCTTGACAAACCGCTCATGGTGGCATGGGGAAGGGCAGTGGCGTACAAGCGCTTCGACGTGGTCATGAAAGTCGCGGCCGAGCTGCGCGATGCGGTGCATGCCGTCGTCGTTGTCTCCCCGCGTTCGCAGGAACTCCTGCAGCTCAAGGAAGACCTGCATCTGGACATGTCCTTGATCTTCGCCTTTGATGCGGAGCTTATCGCTTGCTTGCTGCAGTGGAAGAACACAGTTGCCGTGCCTATCTTGGCCTATTTGGAGCCGTGCGGCCTGACGCCCATGGAGACACGGATGCAGGCAAGGCGCCAGGGGCCGCTGGTCATTACCTCGGATACGGGCGGCTTGCCCGAACAGATCGAGCATGGCGTGGACGGATTTGTCACTCGGCAAGACGACGTTGCTCACGTGGCGGAGACGGTGCGGCGCATCATGGCAATGACTGATGCGGAAAGGGCGCGCATGCGCAGGGCCGGCCTCGAACGCATCCTCCGCCAATACACCTGGCGCAGCCAGATTCTCACGACGCTTGCCGCGCTCAGCCCGGATGTGCGGTTGGTGGCCGACGAGGTGCGCAATGAGTGTGTCGCGGAGGAATTGCGCGCCCTGCAGTAG
- a CDS encoding glycosyltransferase family 2 protein, with the protein MRLSVITITRNEAHNIEDCLRSVSWADEIVVVDSGSDDGTVELARQFTEKVYTVPWQGYSANKNFALEKATGEWILWLDADERVPEELAREIQSALAENPAVAGFEIPRLAFFMGRWIRHGGWYPGRVVRLFRRGQGRFSDDPVHEGVVLAGPCGRLRHHLLHYTDLTLEHYLDKLNAYTTLSAHALLAKGRTAGLWEMLARPVHTFAKMYFFKAGFLDGIQGLMLALLSAGHTFAKYAKVWQGCLQSKSCVLSHAGPAEVGRHRIEEAAKREHRPD; encoded by the coding sequence ATGCGTCTTTCGGTAATCACCATCACGCGCAATGAGGCGCACAATATCGAGGACTGCCTGCGGAGCGTCTCCTGGGCTGACGAGATTGTCGTGGTGGATTCTGGCAGTGATGATGGGACGGTCGAGTTGGCGCGGCAGTTCACGGAAAAGGTGTACACCGTCCCATGGCAAGGTTACTCCGCCAACAAGAATTTCGCGCTGGAGAAGGCAACGGGTGAGTGGATCCTGTGGCTGGACGCCGACGAGCGCGTGCCCGAAGAGCTCGCCCGCGAGATCCAGAGCGCGCTGGCCGAGAACCCGGCCGTCGCTGGCTTTGAGATTCCGCGGCTCGCCTTTTTCATGGGCAGATGGATAAGACACGGCGGCTGGTATCCCGGGCGTGTGGTGCGCCTTTTCCGCCGGGGACAGGGTCGTTTCTCTGACGACCCCGTGCACGAAGGGGTCGTCCTGGCAGGGCCCTGCGGGCGACTACGGCACCATTTGCTCCACTACACCGATCTGACGCTGGAGCACTATCTGGACAAGCTCAATGCCTACACCACGCTTTCTGCTCACGCATTGCTGGCGAAAGGGAGAACCGCTGGCCTATGGGAAATGCTTGCCCGGCCGGTGCATACTTTCGCCAAGATGTACTTTTTCAAGGCAGGTTTTTTGGATGGTATCCAAGGGCTCATGCTTGCGCTCCTGTCGGCAGGGCATACGTTTGCCAAGTACGCGAAAGTCTGGCAGGGATGCCTTCAGAGCAAGTCGTGTGTGCTCTCCCACGCTGGGCCTGCCGAGGTAGGCCGCCACAGGATTGAGGAAGCGGCAAAGAGGGAGCACAGGCCTGACTGA
- a CDS encoding ABC transporter ATP-binding protein: VGIGFMLFSLNARLALFVLIPVPFVVLGTWFFWHTIYPRYYRFWDSQSKLAALLNGMLSGIRTVKAFAQERREQKRFDGVAGYLRDSRRAVDRGSATFFPIFGYAFSLGGLIVWLAGGRSVIGGQITLGTLMAFLGYLGMFYGPISALTMFSNWLTGFLTAGQRIFEVLDADVTLRPPEHPRPVRAVRGRIEFRNVTFGYDPYDPVLRNISLVIEPGQLVGIVGKSGSGKTTLVNLICRFYEPQQGQILIDGIDVREMSNEDLRRHVGLVLQEPFLFRATIAENIAYGRPDATPAEIIDAAKAANAHRFIMRQPSGYDTRLGERGAGLSGGEKQRISIARALLCDPSILILDEATSNVDTESELQIQEALSVLCKGRTTIAIAHRLSTLRGADIIYVLDDGCIVEQGSHEELMSKEGLYYRLVMIQTRLTKLEA, from the coding sequence TGGTGGGGATTGGCTTCATGCTCTTTAGCCTGAACGCCCGGCTGGCCCTATTCGTGCTCATTCCGGTGCCGTTCGTGGTGCTGGGCACATGGTTCTTTTGGCACACGATCTATCCCCGCTACTATCGTTTCTGGGACAGCCAGTCGAAGCTTGCCGCCCTGCTCAACGGCATGCTTTCGGGTATTCGCACCGTGAAAGCCTTTGCCCAGGAGCGCCGGGAGCAGAAGCGCTTCGATGGCGTGGCTGGCTACCTGCGCGACTCCCGGCGTGCTGTGGACCGTGGATCTGCGACCTTCTTCCCCATTTTCGGCTATGCGTTCAGCCTGGGCGGGCTGATTGTGTGGCTGGCCGGTGGCAGGAGTGTCATCGGTGGGCAGATAACCCTAGGGACGTTGATGGCCTTCCTGGGTTACCTGGGCATGTTCTATGGGCCGATCTCGGCGCTGACCATGTTTTCCAACTGGCTGACCGGTTTTCTCACCGCCGGTCAACGGATCTTTGAGGTGCTCGACGCCGATGTCACCCTGCGCCCACCAGAACACCCGCGGCCTGTGCGTGCCGTCAGGGGCCGCATCGAGTTCCGCAACGTTACCTTCGGCTACGACCCCTACGACCCGGTTCTGCGCAATATCTCGTTGGTGATTGAACCCGGGCAACTCGTGGGGATCGTGGGCAAGAGCGGTTCTGGCAAGACCACGTTGGTCAACCTCATCTGCCGCTTCTACGAACCGCAGCAGGGGCAAATCCTCATCGATGGGATTGACGTGCGCGAGATGTCCAACGAAGACCTCCGCCGCCACGTGGGGCTGGTGCTGCAAGAGCCGTTTCTCTTTCGAGCGACCATCGCCGAAAATATTGCCTACGGGCGTCCGGATGCCACGCCTGCCGAGATTATCGACGCCGCAAAGGCGGCTAACGCTCACCGGTTCATCATGCGGCAGCCAAGTGGCTACGATACGCGATTGGGGGAGCGAGGTGCAGGCCTTTCCGGCGGGGAGAAGCAGCGCATCAGCATCGCCCGAGCGCTCCTTTGTGATCCGAGCATCCTGATCCTGGACGAAGCCACCTCCAACGTAGATACCGAATCGGAGCTCCAGATTCAGGAAGCGCTTTCTGTGCTCTGTAAAGGGAGGACCACCATAGCCATCGCCCATCGTCTTTCTACCCTGCGCGGCGCGGACATCATCTATGTCCTGGACGACGGGTGCATTGTGGAGCAAGGTTCGCATGAGGAGCTCATGAGCAAGGAAGGCCTTTACTATCGGCTTGTCATGATTCAAACTCGCCTGACCAAGTTGGAGGCGTAG
- a CDS encoding glycosyltransferase family 2 protein, with protein MPSERSSVPISVVIITRDEEDNIEACLQSVQWADDIVVVDAESQDRTVELCRKFTTRVYQRPWPGYAAQKAFAVEHAKHEWVLSLDADERVSDALRDELTSLVFSGPKCDGYYVPRLSSYLGKWITHCGWYPGYQLRFFRKSKVSVAQSRVHEGFVVQGTVGYLRGELLHYSYRDLEENLQKLNRYSTLEALDRVGKARARWYDFVLHPLSEFLRKFIALGGALEGTHGFVLCAMSAFQKMALYMKIWQLQHREQLREAYGRAGAPRCRLEPVGDDASFGNHHHAQ; from the coding sequence ATGCCCAGTGAGCGGTCCTCGGTCCCCATTTCGGTGGTGATCATTACCCGGGACGAGGAGGACAACATCGAAGCTTGCCTGCAGAGCGTACAGTGGGCGGACGATATTGTGGTGGTGGACGCGGAGAGCCAGGACCGAACCGTTGAGCTTTGCCGCAAGTTCACCACGCGGGTCTATCAGCGCCCCTGGCCTGGCTATGCAGCCCAAAAAGCCTTTGCCGTGGAGCACGCCAAGCACGAGTGGGTGCTGAGCCTGGACGCGGACGAGAGGGTAAGCGATGCCCTGCGCGATGAGCTGACGAGCCTTGTTTTTTCAGGGCCGAAGTGTGATGGCTACTATGTGCCTCGGCTCAGCTCATATCTCGGCAAGTGGATTACGCATTGCGGCTGGTATCCTGGGTATCAGCTGCGGTTCTTCCGGAAGAGCAAAGTGAGCGTAGCGCAATCGCGTGTGCACGAGGGCTTCGTCGTGCAGGGAACAGTCGGCTACCTCCGCGGAGAGCTGCTCCACTACTCGTACCGCGACCTCGAGGAGAACCTGCAGAAGTTGAACCGCTATTCGACCCTGGAGGCGCTCGATCGGGTGGGCAAAGCGAGGGCCAGGTGGTACGACTTTGTGCTACATCCGCTGTCTGAGTTCTTGAGGAAGTTCATTGCTCTTGGGGGAGCTTTGGAGGGAACACACGGCTTCGTCCTTTGCGCGATGTCCGCGTTCCAGAAGATGGCCCTTTACATGAAGATCTGGCAACTGCAGCACAGGGAGCAGCTCAGGGAGGCCTATGGGCGCGCCGGTGCTCCCAGATGCCGGCTTGAACCAGTGGGAGACGATGCGTCTTTCGGTAATCACCATCACGCGCAATGA
- a CDS encoding STAS domain-containing protein — protein MQISVEERQGVKVVRLHEKRLDSPLAPKLKTELLVLLSQPPHKIALDLSEVEYADSSGLGALLLGVRQARDKGGKMVLVNTQKRVSDLIRIAHLEEILPTFASEQEAISLLNSVANPS, from the coding sequence ATGCAGATATCCGTAGAAGAACGCCAAGGGGTCAAGGTGGTACGGTTGCACGAGAAGCGGTTGGACAGCCCTCTGGCCCCAAAGCTGAAGACTGAACTCTTAGTGTTACTGAGCCAGCCGCCGCACAAGATCGCCTTGGACCTCAGCGAAGTTGAATATGCCGATAGCTCTGGTCTGGGCGCGCTGCTGCTGGGGGTGCGCCAGGCGCGCGACAAAGGTGGCAAGATGGTCCTGGTGAACACCCAAAAGCGCGTGTCGGACCTCATCCGCATCGCTCATTTGGAGGAGATCTTGCCGACATTTGCCAGCGAACAGGAGGCCATCAGCCTGCTCAACTCAGTGGCAAACCCCTCATGA